GCGGGAATTGACGGTGACCAGCGAACGTTCGAAAGTGGCGATCGCATCGGCAAGATTGGCGGCCGTCAGGCCATCCGGATAGGCCAGGGTGAATTCCCTGACGAACGCCCCATCCTGGCCGAGCCGGGCCAGCACATCGCTCCAGTTGCTGCCCATCTCGATCGGATTATGGATCGGACCGGCCGCCTGCTCTTCGAGGCTGGCAGCACGTCCGTCCCAGAACAGGACGAAGCTCAGGCCACTGTTGAATACCGTTGGCGTATTGATGCTGCCGACCGCACCACCGATGCCCAGCGCAAAACGCCGGCCATCGGCACCGCCGCGCGTGTAGTCGTGGCAGGAAGCGCAGGCCACCGTGTTGTCGCCCGACAGGCGCTTGTCTTCGAACAGGCGCCGCCCCAGCGCAACCCGCTCAGCCGGCAAGTCCGGAACCTGCAAAGGCAGGATAGGCCGGGTCGTGTCCAGATTGGCCAGCGAAATGCTGCTCGACGGCCGCACCGGCAATCCGGCAGGGGAATCCCAAGGCGAGCTATACCAGATGACGCCCCCCAGACCGGAAAGCAGCAGCACGATGAGCAAAAACCGGTGAAGCGACGAGAGTTTCATGCCCCCATTATCCTTGAAGCCATCCCCTGTAGCCAGAATCAGGTAGCCAGAACTACCCGGTTTCGCCCCTGCGCCTTGGCCACGTAACAGGCCGCATCAGCCCGGTTGATCAAGGCATTTTCACT
The DNA window shown above is from Quatrionicoccus australiensis and carries:
- a CDS encoding cytochrome-c peroxidase — its product is MKLSSLHRFLLIVLLLSGLGGVIWYSSPWDSPAGLPVRPSSSISLANLDTTRPILPLQVPDLPAERVALGRRLFEDKRLSGDNTVACASCHDYTRGGADGRRFALGIGGAVGSINTPTVFNSGLSFVLFWDGRAASLEEQAAGPIHNPIEMGSNWSDVLARLGQDGAFVREFTLAYPDGLTAANLADAIATFERSLVTVNSRFDRYLQGHREVLTGLEIEGYRRFRELGCVSCHQGALIGGNMYQKFGVLGDYFSGRPLTESDFGRYNVTQREEDRHVFKVPSLRNVALTAPYFHDGSATTLDKAVRIMGRYQLGRELSDQDVEALVAFLGTLNGEWQGVLLK